TCACCGACGCCTACTACGGGCAGATCGGCGTCGTCCCCACTGCCCGGGGCCGCGGCCTGGCCAAGCCGGTGATCATCGCCGCGCTCCGGGCCGCCGCAGCGGCCGGTTGCGACACCGCGAGCCTGGAGGTGGACAGCGACAACGTCACCCAGGCGCTGGGGCTGTACGAGTCGATCGGCTTCACCACCCGGCGCACCCAGGTCTCCTGGTCGACGCACCTCGCCCCGCGCACCTGATCGGACCGCTCGCCAGTAGGGTCCGGCCATGGTCAGTGTCGATCAGCTCACACCCGCCGCCCCGCCGGACGTCGACCGTCGGCTCGCCAGCCGGGCGCACCGGACGGTCGAGCCGCTGCACTCCCACACCTACTTCGCCCCCGAGCTCGACGAGCACCTGACGGCAGCCGGGCTCCGACCGGGCCGGATGACCTACTTCGCCGGCCGGGCCGCCCCGATGGGCGCCGTCGGCCCGGGCGTGGTGACGGCGACGTTCTACAACTTCCACCCCGGCCTCGTCGCCCGGCACGTGCCGCGCTGCTGGACGCTGGCCACCCCCGAGGCGGTCGCCGCGGCCCGGTTCGACTCCGCCCGGGCGTCGCTGACGAGGCTGCTGGGCGACACCGCCACCGATGACGTCGTCGAGCTCGGTGACCTGCTGGCCGAGGCGTGCACGGTGCTGGCCCCCGAGGCCCGCCCGCTCTACGCCGGGCACGCCGACCTCGCGTGGCCGACCGACCCGGTCACCCGGCTCTGGCACGCCGTCACCCTGGTGCGCGAGCACCGCGGCGACGGGCACCTCATGGCGCTGCAGCAGCACGGTCTCTCCGGGCTCGAGGCGCTCATCACGCACACCGCGACCGGACGGGGGTTCACCGTGCAGGCAGCCCAGAAGACCCGAGGGTGGTCCGAGCAGGAGTGGGCGGAGGGCTGGCAACGGCTCGCCGACCGCGGGCTGGTCGACGACGCCGGGCTCACCGACGAGGGCGAGGCCCAGCGCCGGGCCGTGGAGGACCTCACCGACGACCTGTCGCTGGCGCCCTTCACGCACCTGGGCACCGAGCGCACCGAGCGGGTGGTGGACCTGGCCCGTCCGATGGCCCGCACCCTGGCCGCCCACGGCGCCTACCCCGCCGGCGTCCTCGCGGGGGCCCGGTCGTGAGCGCCCACGAGCACGAGGCCACCGGCCCGGCCCGGCTGCCCTTCCCCGAGGTCGGTGCGGACGACGCGGCGATCGCCGAGCGGATGGCCGCCCGCCGTGGTGGCGAGCTGTCCGCGCTGGACAAGCTGCTGCTGCACAGCCCGCCGGTCGCCGACGGCTGGAACGAGCTGCTCGGCGCGCTGCGGCACCGCTCCTCGCTGGGCGCGGACCTGCGCGAGCTGGCCATCCTGCGGGTCGCGGTGCTCAACAACGCCGCCTTCGAGTGGGTCGCGCACAAGGCCGCCGCGCGCCGGGCCGGCATCACCGAGGAGCAGATCGACGCCCTCTACGAGCAGGACCCCTCCGCGCACTTCGACGCCCGGCAGAACCTGGTCCTGGAGCTGACCGATGCCTCGACCTGGGGCATCGAGGTCCCCGAGCTGCTCTTCGAGCAGGTCCGGGCCACCTTCAGCGAGCGGGAGATCGTCGAGCTGATGGTGACCATCGGCGGCTACGCGATGGTCAGCCGGTTCCTCGTCGCCCTGCAGGTGCCCCCGCCGGAGGGCGAGGTCGCCGGCTGACCGGCGGGTGCGGGGTGCGCCCGGGCAGCCGGACGGCGACCAGCGGCAGGAACAGCTGGACCAGCGGCCCGATGGCCACCGCGTAGAGCACCGTGCCGATGCCGACCGTGCCGCCCAGCAGCACGCCGACGCCCAGCACGGTGAGCTCGATCAGCGTGCGGACCAGGCGGACGCTGCGCCCGGTGCGGGCGACCAGGCCGGTCATCAGCCCGTCCCGCGGACCGGCGCCGAACGAGCTGGCCAGGTAGGTCGCGCCGGCCAGCCCGTTCGCGACCACCCCGCCCAGCAGCAGCGCGATCCGGACCGGCAGGGAGTCCACCGGCGGCAGCAGCCAGAGCCCGGCGTCGACCGCGACCCCGATGACCACCACGTTGCTGACCGTGCCGAGCCCCGGCCACTGGCGCAGCGGGATCCACAGCAGCAGCACCAGGGCGCCGACCACGATGGTCACCGTGCCGAACGACCAGCCCAGCTGCTCGCCGAGACCCTGGTGCAGCACGTCCCACGGGTCCAGGCCCAGGCCGGCCTCGATCACCATCGCCATCGAGAAGCCGTAGAGGGCGAGGCCGAGGTAGAGCTGGGTGAGCCGGCGGGGGAGCCGGCCGGCGCGCAGCTGCTCGCGGGGGGTCAGCGAGGGGAGAGCGGTGGGCACCGGCCCAGCCTGACGCAGTCCACCGTCGTCCCGGGCAGTCCACTGCGGCCGGTGGACCGCAGGCCACCGACCCACCCCGGGGGTGTGGTGTTCACCTCCCCGACCGGGACCGGTCGTGCGGCGGGTCGCCCCGGCGTGTCACGATGGTCGGCGGTCCACCCGGGCCCGACGACGATGCTCCAGGACAGGGAGGTGGCCGCGATGCGCAGCAGCGAGCCCCCCAGTCACAGTCCCGAGGTCCCCGCCGCCTGATGCGCGACGGGGCCTCTGCCGACGTCCCTCGTCCGCACCACCCCGGGAGTCCGCCGTGACCGACCGTCGCCGCACCCAGCTCACCGCGCCCCTGACCGCGCTGAGCACCCTCACCCGCCGTCCCCGCCCGGGCGGTGCCGCGCCCGCGCCGGCACCCCGTCTCGAGCTGCCCGGACGGGCGTCCAAGCTGATCGACAACGCCGTCTACGAGAACGGCCGGCGGATCGCCACCCCGGAGTCCCCGGCCGAGAGCCGGGAGTGGCTCACCGACGGGTTCGCCGAGGACCGGTTGGCCTGGCTGGGCCTCTACCGCCCCGAGCCGCACGAGCTGGGGGATCTCGCCGAGCAGTACGACCTGCCCGAGCTGGCCGTCGAGGACGCGATCCACGCCCACCAGCGGCCGAAGTTCGAGCGCTACGGGGACACGCTGTTCGTCGTCCTCAAGGCCGCCCGGTACCTCGACGCCCGTGAGGAGGTCGAGTTCGGCGAGCTGCACCTGTTCCTCGGCCGGGACTTCGCGATCACCGTCCGGCACTCGGAGTCCCCGGACCTCGCCCGGGTGCGCCGCCGGTTGGAGAGCGACCCGGAGC
This sequence is a window from Geodermatophilaceae bacterium NBWT11. Protein-coding genes within it:
- a CDS encoding carboxymuconolactone decarboxylase family protein, which translates into the protein MAARRGGELSALDKLLLHSPPVADGWNELLGALRHRSSLGADLRELAILRVAVLNNAAFEWVAHKAAARRAGITEEQIDALYEQDPSAHFDARQNLVLELTDASTWGIEVPELLFEQVRATFSEREIVELMVTIGGYAMVSRFLVALQVPPPEGEVAG